From Nicotiana tabacum cultivar K326 chromosome 15, ASM71507v2, whole genome shotgun sequence, the proteins below share one genomic window:
- the LOC107818844 gene encoding arabinogalactan O-methyltransferase 1-like, with translation MQKQCHSHFKPEKSWCLVIALVGLIGGALFISMFFKTSENSFLCNNQAPNMGKFLDKGKSSNPQQLQLDAILHYATSRVIPQQTIDEIRVSFDVLKNKTPCHFLVFGLGHDSLMWASFNSRGNTLFLEEDPKWVETILKDAPFLHADTVKYRTMLSEAEELVEHYHKEPDCSARKSFLRGNHRCKLALDMLSDEVYNKEWDVIMIDAPRGYFAEAPGRMAAIYSAAVMARNRKGNGVTHVYLHDVDRKVEKIYAELFLCRKYLVKGVGRIWHFEIPPASNAGNNFC, from the coding sequence ATGCAAAAACAGTGTCATAGTCATTTCAAGCCAGAGAAATCATGGTGCCTCGTTATAGCATTAGTAGGTTTAATAGGAGGTGCACTTTTCATTTCCATGTTTTTCAAAACGTCAGAAAATTCCTTCCTCTGCAATAATCAAGCTCCAAATATGGGGAAATTTCTCGATAAAGGCAAGAGCTCGAATCCGCAGCAACTCCAGCTCGATGCCATTTTACACTACGCCACATCGCGAGTGATACCTCAACAAACAATCGACGAAATCAGGGTATCTTTCGAcgttctcaaaaataaaactccaTGTCATTTCCTTGTATTTGGTCTAGGGCATGATTCTCTAATGTGGGCATCGTTTAATTCCCGTGGCAACACATTGTTCCTAGAGGAAGATCCAAAATGGGTCGAAACCATACTAAAAGATGCCCCGTTCCTTCACGCTGACACCGTGAAATATCGGACAATGTTATCGGAGGCAGAGGAGCTAGTAGAACATTACCATAAAGAACCAGATTGTTCAGCGAGAAAATCATTCTTACGTGGCAATCATCGCTGTAAATTAGCGTTAGACATGTTATCAGATGAAGTTTATAATAAGGAATGGGATGTGATTATGATAGATGCTCCAAGAGGGTATTTTGCAGAAGCGCCAGGAAGAATGGCAGCTATTTATTCGGCAGCTGTTATGGcgagaaacaggaaaggaaatggTGTCACACATGTCTACTTACATGATGTGGATCGTAAGGTTGAGAAGATTTATGCTGAGCTTTTCTTGTGTAGGAAATATTTGGTCAAAGGTGTAGGAAGGATTTGGCATTTTGAGATTCCTCCTGCTTCTAATGCGGGCAATAATTTTTGCTAG
- the LOC142169672 gene encoding uncharacterized protein LOC142169672: MSSIEEQVGATTGLGSGEHVTQINGNTMNGVNSVAGVDYNHPLFLSSADVSEIQIIFFQLTGIENYLIWHRSMRVALLGRNKLGLVDGTCLLGGIMYASSAQVVWDDLSERFNKINGTRSFNLHREIVSLNQGTSYVSVYYSRLKDMWEEFEALVPSPGCDCPKSRDYMVYLQKLKLYQFLMGLYESYAQARSQILMRSPLPTVNQAYAIIVSNESQKSMATNARILGSNPGTNAGTYDTALYTRTTGKHKKNYNLYCDYCKLKGHAKENCYKLVGYPPDFKPKMKEELILQLLNKMPSVNSGANSSVNMADIIASKLDKYTVCPCAKQTRLTFPTRSIKSSDCFDLIHMDLWGPYRIATYDGNKYFLTIVDDYSRMT, translated from the exons ATGAGTTCAATTGAAGAACAAGTAGGAGCCACAACTGGTCTTGGTTCAGGGGAGCATGTGACTCAAATTAATGGAAACACGATGAATGGAGTGAATTCAGTCGCCGGAGTAGATTACAATCATCCACTGTTCTTGTCGTCGGCAGATGTAAGTGAAATTCAGATTATATTTTTTCAGTTAACTGGCATTGAAAATTACTTGATATGGCATAGATCTATGCGTGTTGCTCTGTTAGGTCGAAACAAATTAGGCCTAGTAGATGGAACAT GTTTACTAGGAGGAATCATGTATGCATCTAGTGCACAAGTAGTTTGGGATGATCTGTCGGAAAGATTTaacaaaattaatggcacaagaTCCTTTAATCTTCATAgagaaattgttagtttgaacCAAGGAACTTCGTATGTATCTGTATATTACTCAAGACTCAAAGATATGTGGGAAGAATTTGAGGCACTAGTGCCATCTCCAGGCTGTGACTGCCCAAAATCCAGAGATTATATGGTGTACTTACAGAAACTGAAGTTGTATCAATTCTTGATGGGTCTATATGAGTCGTATGCCCAGGCTAGAAGTCAAATTCTTATGAGAAGTCCTCTTCCAACTGTGAACCAAGCATATGCCATAATTGTTAGTAATGAAAGTCAAAAATCAATGGCAACAAATGCTAGAATTCTAGGTTCAAATCCAGGCACAAATGCAGGGACATATGACACTGCGTTATATACAAGAACCACTGgaaaacataaaaagaactataaTCTGTATTGTGACTATTGTAAGCTTAAAGGTCACGCCAAAGAGAATTGTTATAAACTAGTGGGATATCCTCCAGATTTTAAGCCAAAGATGAAAGAGGAACTG ATACTGCAGCTGCTCAACAAAATGCCCTCTGTCAATTCAGGTGCTAATTCTTCAGTAAATATGGCAG ATATTATAGCTAGCAAGTTAGATAAGTATACTGTCTGTCCATGTGCAAAGCAGACAAGACTCACATTCCCTACAAGAAGCATAAAGTCTTCTGATTGttttgatttgattcatatggaTTTGTGGGGTCCTTACAGAATTGCAACTTATGATGGAAATAAGTACTTCTTAACAATAGTAGATGATTACTCCAGAATGACTTAG
- the LOC142169673 gene encoding uncharacterized protein LOC142169673, with translation MSYGIQEVLEGMNGVGILVDRDLKEFVVDVWRVNDRLMVIKLVVGGLTFSMISAYAPQAGLDEEVKREVQGKVEARKSAYVKLAESADEEDKRTNRKCYKKAKKEVKLAITAAKTAMFERLYEELGGRGGYKKLFKLAKDKEDARRIEVEFDGPLYKNKGDVQNCNNYRGNREIDEDVTYCIGAGWIKWRLTSGVLCDRNVPPRLKGKSDRAVVRPIMLYGEECWTVKKSHIQKMRVPEKRMLR, from the exons ATGAGTTATGGTATTCAGGAAGTGCTGGAGGGCATGAACGGGGTAGGTATTTTAGTCGATAGGGATCTCAAGGAGTTTGTGGTAGATGTTTGGAgggtgaatgatagattgatggtCATTAAGCTTGTGGTTGGTGGGCTCACTTTTAGCATGATTAGTGCATACGCACCTCAAGCAGGCTTGGACGAGGAGGTTAAAAG AGAGGTCCAAGGAAAAGTGGAAGCCAGGAAATCTGCATATGTGAAGCTGGCGGAGAGCGCCGACGAGGAGGACAAGAGGACAAATAGGAAGTGTTATAAGAAGGCAAAGAAAGAGGTGAAGTTAGCGATCACGGCGGCTAAGACTGCAATGTTTGAACGTTTGTATGAGGAGCTTGGGGGAAGAGGGGGATACAAGAAGCTGTTCAAGTTAGCCAAG GAcaaagaagatgcccgaagaatAGAGGTGGAGTTTGATGGTCCGTTGTACAAGAATAAAGGGGATGTTCAGAAttgcaacaactataggg GTAatagggagattgacgaggatgttacaTATTGCATTGGAGCGGGATGGATAAAATGGAGGCTCACTtctggtgttttgtgtgataGGAATGTGCCACCAAGACTTAAGGGCAAGTCCGACAGAGCAGTAGTTAGACCGATTATGTTGTATGGAGAGGAATGTTGGACAGTCAAGAaatctcatatccagaagatgagaGTACCAGAGAAgaggatgttgagatag